A section of the Girardinichthys multiradiatus isolate DD_20200921_A chromosome 5, DD_fGirMul_XY1, whole genome shotgun sequence genome encodes:
- the clgn gene encoding calmegin, giving the protein MKLDGGWVWRLLFLSSLIVAASASSDEHSESDVLEGDMGLDEEELKVLMADDDEEEEAMVMDEEQFDEDKDEAEASEIDANVTFQVTYKTPVPTGDVYFAETFDDGSLDRWQLSKTMKEDADDDIAKYDGKWMAEPLKENKVPGDQGLVLKSRAKHHAIAAMLDKPFVFQDEPLVVQYEVNFQDGIDCGGAYIKLLSDSGSLSLEQFHDRTPYTIMFGPDKCGEDYKLHFIFRHKNPLNKDLEEKHAKRADVDLKKFYTDKKTHLYTLVLNPDNSYEMFIDQSSVSRGNLLYDMVPPVNPPKEIDDPNDSKPDDWDERAKIPDPEAVKPDDWDEDAPAKIDDPNALKPEGWLDDEPEFVPDPNAEKPEDWDEEMDGEWEAPQVANQACETAPGCGEWKRPMINNPQYKGKWKAPLIDNPNYQGVWKPRKMMNPEHFEDPQPFRMTPFKALGLELWSMTSDIYFDNFIITSHKEVADRWASDSWGLKKLVASANEPGIFAQLMTAAEERPWLWIIYILTVGLPIGLTVLFCWPKKPVDDYVYKKVDLPQTRIEEEEDGGADEEDKEAKAGTTPAAQEEDEMEDTGAQGDNQEGADDEEEMEEEEEEEEEEAEENKTPERTLEDEQKDVGDVAEESHKQAVRKRRVRKD; this is encoded by the exons ATGAAGTTAGATGGAGGCTGGGTGTGGCGCCTGCTGTTCCTGTCCTCTTTGATTGTAGCAGCCTCTGCGTCCAGTGATGAGCATTCTGAGTCCGACGTTTTGGAAGGTGATATGGGCCTAGATGAGGAGGAACTGAAGGTTCTCATGGCAGATGATGACGAAGAGGAGGAGGCAATGGTGATGGATGAAGAGCAGTTTGATGAGGATAAAGACGAAGCTGAAGCCTCTGAAATTGATGCTAATGTCACCTTCCAG GTAACTTACAAGACTCCCGTTCCCACCGGAGATGTCTATTTTGCAGAAACGTTTGATGATGGATCACTGGACAG ATGgcagctgtcaaaaacaatgaagGAGGATGCAGACGATGACATCGCCAAATATGATG GAAAGTGGATGGCGGAGCCGCTAAAGGAGAATAAGGTACCAGGAGACCAGGGCCTGGTGCTCAAGTCTCGGGCCAAACACCATGCCATAGCTGCGATGCTGGACAAACCTTTTGTCTTCCAGGATGAACCTCTGGTTGTCCA GTATGAGGTGAATTTCCAAGATGGTATTGACTGTGGTGGAGCATACATCAAACTGCTCTCAGACTCGGGCAGTCTCAGTCTG GAACAGTTCCATGACCGTACACCCTACACCATCATGTTTGGACCTGACAAATGCGGAGAGGACTACAAACTGCACTTCATCTTCCGCCACAAAAACCCTCTGAACAAAGACCTGGAGGAGAAGCACGCCAAAAGGGCCGACGTGGACCTGAAGAAGTTCTACACCGACAAGAAGACTCACCTCTACACCCTGG TTCTAAACCCGGACAACAGCTACGAGATGTTCATCGATCAGTCCAGTGTAAGCCGTGGCAACCTGCTGTACGACATGGTGCCTCCTGTCAACCCGCCGAAGGAGATCGACGATCCAAATGACTCGAAGCCGGACGACTGGGACGAGAGGGCCAAGATTCCGGACCCCGAGGCGGTGAAGCCTGATGACTg GGACGAGGATGCTCCTGCAAAGATTGACGACCCTAATGCCTTAAAGCCAGAAGGCTGGCTGGATGACGAGCCAGAGTTTGTTCCAGACCCGAACGCAGAGAAACCAGAAGACTG GGACGAGGAGATGGATGGAGAGTGGGAGGCCCCACAGGTTGCTAACCAGGCCTGTGAGACAGCTCCTGGCTGCGGGGAGTGGAAGCGACCAATGATCAACAACCCGCAGTATAAGGGCAAGTGGAAAGCCCCTCTGATAGACAACCCTAACTATCAG GGAGTCTGGAAGCCACGTAAAATGATGAATCCAGAACATTTCGAGGACCCACAGCCGTTCAGAATGACACCTTTTAAAGCTCTGGGACTGGAGCTGTGGTCCATGACCTCAGACATTTACTTCGACAACTTCATCATCACATCTCACAAGGAGGTGGCTGACCGCTGGGCCTCAGACAGCTGGGGGCTGAAGAAACTAGTGGCGAGTGCTAACGAG CCTGGGATATTCGCCCAACTGATGACGGCAGCCGAGGAGCGACCCTGGCTTTGGATAATCTATATCCTGACAGTAGGCCTGCCCATTGGACTGACTGTGCTCTTCTGCTGGCCAAAG AAACCAGTAGATGACTATGTGTACAAAAAGGTCGATCTACCTCAGACTCGAatagaagaggaggaagacggAGGAGCAGATGAGGAAGACAAAGAAGCTAAAGCTGGAACAACACCAGCAG cacaagaggaagatgagatgGAGGACACTGGTGCACAAGGAGACAATCAAGAGGGGGCTGATGATgaagaagagatggaggaggaggaggaagaagaagaagaagaagcagaggaaaacaaaactcCAGAAAGAACATTAGAAGATGAG CAGAAAGATGTAGGCGATGTCGCTGAAGAGAGCCACAAACAAGCTGTCAGAAAGAGGAGGGTACGGAAAGACTGA
- the LOC124868094 gene encoding short coiled-coil protein B isoform X1, whose product MLEDDKDTQAPKAIVDVDVTTFTTISLADDSADSGSAALYTKQEDELFIMNCDIDGDLENQAEMEEKTRLINQVLELQHTLEDLSARVDAVKEENLKLKSENQVLGQYIENLMSASSVFQTTDTKSKRK is encoded by the exons ATGCTGGAGGACGACAAAGATACTCAGGCTCCCAAGGCCATTGTGGACGTGGATGTTACGACATTTACGACCATCTCTCTGGCAGACGACTCAG CCGACAGTGGATCTGCAGCCCTGTATACTAAACAAGAGGACGAGCTTTTCATCATGAACTGCGACATAGATG gaGACCTGGAGAACCAGGCTGAGATGGAGGAGAAGACGAGGCTGATAAATCAAGTTTTGGAGCTGCAGCACACACTGGAAG ACCTGTCGGCCCGAGTCGATGCAGTCAAGGAGGAGAACCTGAAACTGAAGTCAGAGAATCAGGTCCTCGGTCAGTACATCGAGAACCTCATGTCGGCCTCCAGCGTCTTCCAGACCACCGACACCAAGAGCAAGCGGAAGTGA
- the LOC124868094 gene encoding short coiled-coil protein B isoform X2, producing MNCDIDGDLENQAEMEEKTRLINQVLELQHTLEDLSARVDAVKEENLKLKSENQVLGQYIENLMSASSVFQTTDTKSKRK from the exons ATGAACTGCGACATAGATG gaGACCTGGAGAACCAGGCTGAGATGGAGGAGAAGACGAGGCTGATAAATCAAGTTTTGGAGCTGCAGCACACACTGGAAG ACCTGTCGGCCCGAGTCGATGCAGTCAAGGAGGAGAACCTGAAACTGAAGTCAGAGAATCAGGTCCTCGGTCAGTACATCGAGAACCTCATGTCGGCCTCCAGCGTCTTCCAGACCACCGACACCAAGAGCAAGCGGAAGTGA